One Peromyscus leucopus breed LL Stock chromosome 6, UCI_PerLeu_2.1, whole genome shotgun sequence genomic region harbors:
- the LOC114707244 gene encoding LOW QUALITY PROTEIN: myb-related protein B-like (The sequence of the model RefSeq protein was modified relative to this genomic sequence to represent the inferred CDS: inserted 1 base in 1 codon; substituted 1 base at 1 genomic stop codon): MHHCNSLSESASIHPHHEFLGALRRHLLGKDGIICEAHKVLGNHWAEIAKMLPGRMDNAVKNHWNSTIKRKVDSGGFPNESXDCKPVYLLLELEDKDHHQSAQPMEGQGSLMTGWPLAPSTVKEEESSEEEAAAAAATAREQEHEPVSPDLGEVHTPEPLGSLKREYQEDSSPETSLPYKWVVEVANLLIPAGSSLFEALDLIESDPDAWCDLSKFDLTEEAEGNSSPVQLQISQQQQQALFSRQTATPGPSMTEYRLDGHTISDLSRGSRGELIPISPSTEVGGSGIGTPPSVLKRQKERRAALSPVTENSASLSFLDSCNSLTPKSTPVKTLPFCPSQFLNFWNKQDTLELEPSMTSTPVCSQKVVVTTPLHRDKMPLHQKYPSFVTPDRKYSVDNTPHTPTPFKNALEKYGPLKPLPQTPYLEEDLKEVLCSEGGMELIIEDDVRPEKQKRKLGLXRSHIKKVQKSLALDIVDEDGKLMSTLPKALSLPTSAPSSSSSFTLPDIKEDKSLLNQGFLQAKPEKVVATQKARSHIPDPAPMTSAWKMVACECTKDQLFMQEKTRQLLGCLKPSRSSRMLILS; the protein is encoded by the exons ATGCACCACTGCAACAGCCTCTCCGAATCAGCCTCCATCCACCCACACCATGAGTTCTTGGGAGCTTTGCGGAGACACCTACTGGGCAAAGATGGCATCATCTGTGAGGCCCATAAAGTGCTGGGCAACCACTGGGCTGAGATCGCCAAGATGCTGCCTGGGAGGATGGACAATGCTGTGAAGAATCACTGGAACTCTACCATCAAGAGGAAAGTAGACTCAGGAGGCTTCCCAAACGAGT AGGACTGCAAGCCTGTCTACCTGCTTTTGGAGCTTGAGGACAAGGACCACCACCAGAGTGCCCAGCCCATGGAAGGCCAGGGAAGTCTTATGACCGGCTGGCCCCTGGCGCCCTCTActgtgaaggaagaggagagcagtgaggaggaggctgcagcagctgctgctaCTGCTAGAGAGCAGGAACATGAGCCAGTGTCCCCTGATCTGGGAGAAGTACACACCCCAGAGCCCCTGGGATCCCTCAAGCGTGAATATCAGGAGGACTCCTCGCCAGAAACCAGCCTGCCCTACAAGTGGGTGGTAGAGGTAGCAAACCTCCTCATCCCTGCTGGGTCCAGCCTCTTTGAAGCCCTGGACTTGATAGAGTCAGACCCTGATGCTTGGTGTGACCTAAGTAAATTTGATCTTACTGAAGAAGCCGAGGGCAACAGCAGCCCAGTGCAGCTCCAGAtatcacagcagcagcaacaggcaCTCTTCTCCCGACAGACCGCCACACCAGGGCCCAGCATGACTGAGTATCGGCTCGATGGCCACACTATTTCAGACCTGAGCCGGGGCAGCCGCGGGGAACTGATCCCCATttcccccagcactgaggttgGGGGCTCAGGCATTGGCACACCACCCTCAGTACTCAAGCGACAAAAGGAACGGCGTGCGGCCCTGTCGCCTGTCACAGAAAACAGTGCTAGCCTGTCCTTCCTGGACTCCTGTAACAGTCTTACCCCCAAGAGCACACCTGTCAAAACCCTTCCCTTCTGTCCTTCCCAGTTTCTGAACTTCTGGAACAAAcaggataccctggagctggagccctCAATGACATCCACTCCGGTGTGCAGCCAAAAGGTGGTGGTCACCACACCCTTGCACAGGGATAAGATGCCCCTGCACCAGAAGTATCCATCCTTTGTAACCCCAGATCGGAAGTACTCCGTGGACAACACTCCCCACACACCAACCCCGTTCAAGAATGCCCTGGAGAAGTACGGACCACTGAAGCCCCTGCCCCAGACCCCTTACCTGGAAGAAGACTTGAAGGAAGTGCTATGTTCGGAGGGTGGCATGGAGCTCATCATTGAGGATGATGTGAGGCctgagaagcagaaaagaaagcttgGGCTGTGACGAAGCCATATCAAGAAAGTCCAAAAGTCTCTGGCTCTTGACATTGTGGATGAAGATGGGAAGCTGATGTCTACACTGCCCAAAGCTCTGTCCTTGCCAACAAGTGCCCCATCCAGTTCCTCTAGCTTCACTCTGCCAGATATCAAAGAGGACAAAAGCCTGCTCAACCAGGGCTTCCTGCAGGCCAAACCTGAGAAGGTGGTGGCCACCCAGAAGGCCCGGAGCCACATTCCAGACCCTGCCCCTATGACCAGCGCCTGGAAGATGGTGGCCTGTGAATGTACCAAAGACCAGCTCTTCATGCAAGAGAAAACCCGGCAGCTCCTGGGCTGCTTAAAGCCCAGCCGCTCATCTAGGATGCTCATTCTGTCCTGA